From Apium graveolens cultivar Ventura chromosome 9, ASM990537v1, whole genome shotgun sequence, the proteins below share one genomic window:
- the LOC141683128 gene encoding uncharacterized protein LOC141683128, giving the protein MDDEFRKVFEKFSFVKSVAAEEDVKKDEADVEKTVKKKDDSDDEEEEKVGKEKAVCVSNKQKKLQRRMKIGELKKISSRPHVVEVWDATAPDPKLLVYLKSYRNTVPVPRHWSQKRKFLQGKRGMDKKPYELPDYIAETGIAKLRQAYIEKEENKKLKQKQRDRVQGKKGKMDIDYEVLHDAFFKHMKKPPFTLHGDLYYEGKEFEVKLKERKPGMLSQELKEALGMEKGLPPPWLLNMQRHGPPPSYPHLKIPGLNAPIPRGALFGYHTGGWGKPPVDHNGCPLYGDVFGLQPEQPNYEEEAEDKTKHWGDFEPEEEEVEEEEEEVEVPDDNAVEDGIKSVDSLSSTPTGIETPDVIDLRKQQWKDSQKPLYQVLEQKEAKIAPGTLLGTSHIYEVSDATQVKPAVKSVGLHRGQRSDGVEVSLNPEELEGMENVLPAKYEEAREEEKLRNKQEDFSDMVAENAKKRKRKMQEKDKKSKKAAFKF; this is encoded by the coding sequence ATGGATGACGAGTTTAGGAAGGTTTTTGAAAAATTTAGTTTCGTTAAGTCTGTTGCTGCGGAGGAAGATGTGAAGAAAGACGAGGCGGACGTTGAGAAAActgtcaagaagaaagatgattctgatgatgaagaagaggagAAGGTTGGAAAAGAGAAGGCTGTTTGTGTTTCGAATAAACAGAAAAAGCTTCAGCGTAGGATGAAAATTGGTGAGTTGAAAAAGATTAGTTCCAGGCCTCATGTAGTTGAGGTTTGGGATGCCACTGCACCGGATCCTAAGTTGCTGGTTTATCTGAAATCTTATCGGAATACTGTTCCTGTACCTAGGCATTGGAGTCAGAAAAGGAAGTTTTTGCAGGGAAAGCGCGGTATGGACAAGAAACCTTATGAATTACCTGATTACATTGCGGAGACAGGCATTGCTAAACTTAGACAAGCCTATATTGAAAAGGAGGAAAACAAGAAACTTAAACAGAAGCAACGTGATAGGGTGCAAGGTAAGAAGGGGAAAATGGACATTGATTACGAGGTTCTCCATGACGCCTTCTTTAAGCACATGAAAAAACCGCCCTTTACATTACACGGTGATCTGTATTATGAAGGAAAAGAGTTTGAGGTTAAACTGAAGGAGAGGAAGCCGGGAATGCTGTCACAAGAACTGAAAGAAGCACTTGGAATGGAAAAAGGTCTTCCGCCTCCGTGGCTCCTTAATATGCAGAGACATGGTCCTCCCCCCTCTTATCCACATTTGAAAATTCCTGGACTAAATGCTCCTATTCCGCGTGGAGCTTTATTTGGTTATCATACTGGAGGCTGGGGCAAACCACCTGTTGACCACAACGGCTGTCCTTTGTATGGAGATGTATTTGGTCTGCAACCAGAACAACCAAACTACGAGGAGGAAGCAGAAGATAAAACTAAACATTGGGGAGACTTTGAGCCTGAGGAGGAAGAAGtggaggaagaggaagaggaagtgGAAGTTCCAGATGATAATGCAGTAGAAGATGGCATCAAGTCGGTGGATAGTTTATCAAGCACTCCTACTGGTATTGAGACACCAGATGTTATTGACCTACGCAAGCAGCAGTGGAAAGATTCTCAAAAGCCTCTCTACCAAGTGCTTGAGCAGAAGGAAGCCAAGATAGCTCCAGGGACCCTTCTTGGTACAAGTCATATCTATGAGGTAAGTGATGCTACACAAGTCAAGCCAGCAGTGAAAAGTGTTGGTTTACATAGAGGTCAaagatcagatggagttgaagtgtCACTTAACCCAGAAGAGTTGGAAGGTATGGAGAATGTTCTACCAGCCAAGTACGAGGAAGCCAGGGAGGAGGAGAAGCTCCGTAATAAGCAGGAAGATTTCAGTGACATGGTTGCTGAGAATGCAAAGAAGAGGAAACGGAAGATGCAGGAAAAAGATAAGAAATCAAAGAAGGCTGCTTTCAAGTTTTAG